Proteins encoded by one window of Mucilaginibacter inviolabilis:
- a CDS encoding phage tail protein, whose translation MDNPFLGTISLFAGNFAPRGWALCNGQLLPIARYSALFSILGTFYGGDGITTFALPDLRGRAPIHWGQGPGLTNRVIGERAGDENVTLINSQIPIHTHALNASTNTGSQPSPTSGVLATSTDPDAGGNPINFTAANGVNTVMAPNAIGPTGGSLPHNNMQPYLAVTFIIALEGIFPSRN comes from the coding sequence ATGGACAATCCATTTTTAGGCACCATTTCATTATTTGCGGGCAATTTTGCACCACGTGGCTGGGCACTTTGTAACGGTCAGCTTTTACCAATAGCAAGGTACAGTGCACTTTTTTCTATTCTGGGCACATTTTATGGCGGCGATGGCATAACAACTTTTGCCTTACCCGACCTGCGCGGACGCGCACCCATACATTGGGGACAGGGGCCCGGCTTAACTAACAGAGTTATCGGCGAGCGGGCAGGCGATGAAAACGTGACATTGATAAACTCGCAGATACCAATACACACTCATGCACTTAATGCAAGTACTAACACCGGGAGTCAACCTTCCCCAACAAGTGGTGTACTGGCTACTTCAACAGACCCGGATGCTGGCGGTAACCCAATAAATTTCACAGCTGCAAACGGAGTTAACACGGTTATGGCTCCTAATGCCATCGGCCCAACAGGTGGAAGCCTGCCTCATAATAATATGCAGCCATACCTGGCGGTAACTTTTATTATCGCGCTGGAGGGGATATTCCCATCACGCAACTAA
- a CDS encoding methionyl-tRNA formyltransferase, with amino-acid sequence MKIGIVSNSATLYMPLLSALYHYKAKAGLMLYVGNSTAPDNSVPETVSYCNAAGIGLTFEHDKADLYTWLQQHDIVFFSGYSSIVKTQYLEQIPHGAYNIHFGALPQFRGPSPVFWQLRKGVQEIGLAIHKLTDQLDSGPVIWQQNIPNQPHYNYDNVHQLFGQLQIQGVLAILNGVNNGNRLPLIEQDESLAAYYARPELKDVFINWQEMEATEIIDTIQACNPWNMGAVALINGLELKILDASVGLTNNYSYPSGTIIINKRTFAVMCKGERLLNINFFKMHNNYIPGRFAGAYGFKSGQSFANSVPHLTYTTAETN; translated from the coding sequence ATGAAAATAGGTATTGTATCCAACTCAGCAACACTGTATATGCCCCTGCTTTCGGCCTTATATCATTATAAGGCGAAAGCAGGGCTTATGCTTTACGTAGGTAATTCAACGGCACCTGATAACAGTGTGCCCGAAACGGTGAGCTATTGTAATGCTGCCGGCATTGGACTTACATTTGAGCACGATAAAGCCGACCTTTATACCTGGCTGCAACAACATGATATCGTTTTTTTTTCAGGTTATAGCAGCATTGTTAAAACACAATATCTGGAACAAATACCACACGGCGCCTATAACATTCATTTTGGCGCCCTGCCTCAATTTCGTGGGCCGTCGCCGGTTTTCTGGCAATTGCGAAAAGGCGTTCAGGAAATTGGACTGGCCATTCACAAGCTTACAGACCAGTTAGACAGCGGACCAGTCATCTGGCAGCAAAACATACCCAATCAGCCGCATTATAATTACGATAACGTTCATCAACTGTTTGGCCAGTTACAGATACAAGGCGTGCTGGCCATACTTAATGGTGTTAACAACGGTAATAGATTACCACTTATTGAACAGGATGAAAGCCTGGCGGCGTATTATGCACGGCCTGAGCTAAAAGATGTTTTTATTAATTGGCAAGAAATGGAGGCCACAGAGATCATAGATACTATCCAGGCCTGTAACCCCTGGAACATGGGGGCTGTTGCACTTATTAACGGGCTGGAATTAAAAATACTGGATGCATCTGTGGGCTTAACCAATAACTACTCTTATCCATCGGGTACTATTATTATCAATAAGCGCACGTTTGCAGTAATGTGCAAAGGCGAACGCTTATTAAATATTAACTTTTTTAAGATGCACAATAATTATATACCGGGCAGGTTTGCCGGTGCCTATGGTTTTAAAAGCGGGCAAAGTTTTGCAAACAGCGTGCCGCATTTAACCTATACAACAGCAGAAACCAACTAA